Below is a window of Candidatus Nanosynbacter sp. HMT-352 DNA.
GCTCTGGCCATGGCAATTAAAGAACGTCCGCGATTAATTTTAAGCGACGTGATGATGCCGAAAATCTCTGGCTTTGATATGCTGGACATTTTACGCTCAACGACAGAAACAAAAGACGTTAAAGTTATTATTATGACCGCGCTGTCCTCAGAGGACCAGAGAAAGCGCGGCGAGCAGCTTGGTGCTGATAAATACTTGGTGAAGTCTCAGGTGGGAATAGAGGATGTTGTGAGGGCAGTTCACGAAACCTTGGGAGATCTTCCAGGAGTCGGCACAAATCCAGTGCCAGTTTCACAACCAGCTCATACATATGAGCCAGTCGCTCCAACACCTCAGCCAGCTCCAGCAGCGCCGCAGCCAGTTGCTAGGCCTGACGTCTCTTCATTGTCGCCACAACCAGCTGCCCCCACTGCAACGCCAACAGCTTCTGTAGTAAATCCGCTTATGCAACAACATCCACAACAGGCTTTCGCTCCGGCGCCACAGCCACTACCTCAACCAGCGCAGACTCCAACGCCTCAGCCAGCAACACTGCCACAACCCATGGCGCCATTTTCATCACCTGCGCCGCGACCCTCAGGGCTTGGTGACCGCATTATTCAACCTTTACCAGCTGACGATTCTCAGAATTCGGTAGACATCTCTAAACTTATGGCAGAAGAATTAGACAATACACAGAGAATTTCTCAACCAATTCCAGAGCCTCAACCAGTACAGACTCCAGCACCGCAACCAATTCCGACGTCTCAGTCAGCGCCAAATCCTATTGAGCAAGCTAGCGCAATGCCTTTCGCCCAAACACAAACTCAAGAGCAAATCATTCCACATCAACCATCAGAGACCCCTCAGCCGACACAAT
It encodes the following:
- a CDS encoding response regulator transcription factor, translated to MTKILLVEDDKSLREIYGVRLLAEGYDIVSAGDGEEALAMAIKERPRLILSDVMMPKISGFDMLDILRSTTETKDVKVIIMTALSSEDQRKRGEQLGADKYLVKSQVGIEDVVRAVHETLGDLPGVGTNPVPVSQPAHTYEPVAPTPQPAPAAPQPVARPDVSSLSPQPAAPTATPTASVVNPLMQQHPQQAFAPAPQPLPQPAQTPTPQPATLPQPMAPFSSPAPRPSGLGDRIIQPLPADDSQNSVDISKLMAEELDNTQRISQPIPEPQPVQTPAPQPIPTSQSAPNPIEQASAMPFAQTQTQEQIIPHQPSETPQPTQFPPINPQQ